One window of the Candidatus Binataceae bacterium genome contains the following:
- a CDS encoding RsmD family RNA methyltransferase: MSFGPYGVGHLDGLTVMVPHAAPGDRLEVEVAGQRRGSALGKIRAIVAPGPDRRVAPCPYLPRCGGCDWQHLTYPAQVRIKAELVASTLGHALDIKLEPRDLIEPAPEEFGYRARIRLKAAAHGALGFRESGSDAMVEIESCMVAEPGMKMPVHLARTLARKLDEIEVVRAGDRNVLVGYLKKPAGAEELQRARKVLADDRGIAGIVLRSGDKRDVIGDATTRIELEDGLWLEADADLFSQVNRAQNLKLVAAVIAMAAPLEGAAVLDLFCGAGNFSLPVARRGARVTGVDADAPAIAAAARNASRLGLRDSQFIAMKASETAEFLRRARYKPDIVILDPPRTGAAELMEQIVRMRPRMVVYVSCDVSTLARDLRVLTKSDYKIGSVRAYDFFPNTHHIEVAAQVLLT; this comes from the coding sequence ATGAGTTTCGGACCGTATGGCGTTGGCCATCTCGACGGCCTAACCGTGATGGTTCCGCATGCGGCGCCGGGCGATCGCCTGGAGGTCGAGGTCGCCGGGCAGCGGCGCGGAAGTGCGCTGGGCAAGATTCGCGCGATCGTTGCGCCAGGACCGGATCGTCGCGTTGCGCCGTGCCCGTATCTTCCGCGATGCGGGGGCTGCGATTGGCAACATCTGACGTATCCCGCGCAGGTTCGCATCAAGGCCGAGCTGGTTGCGAGCACGCTCGGGCATGCCCTCGACATCAAGCTCGAGCCGCGTGATCTCATTGAGCCTGCGCCCGAGGAGTTTGGTTATCGCGCGCGGATCAGGCTCAAGGCCGCAGCGCACGGAGCGCTCGGCTTTCGCGAGTCAGGCTCGGACGCGATGGTCGAGATTGAATCGTGCATGGTGGCGGAGCCCGGGATGAAAATGCCGGTGCATCTGGCGCGCACGCTCGCGCGCAAGCTCGACGAGATCGAAGTCGTGCGCGCGGGCGATCGCAACGTGCTGGTGGGATATTTGAAGAAGCCGGCGGGCGCGGAGGAGTTGCAGCGCGCGCGCAAGGTTCTCGCCGACGATCGCGGGATCGCGGGCATCGTTCTGCGCTCCGGCGATAAGCGCGACGTGATCGGCGACGCCACGACCAGGATCGAGCTCGAAGATGGTCTCTGGCTCGAGGCTGATGCTGACCTGTTCAGCCAGGTGAATCGGGCGCAGAACTTGAAGCTCGTTGCCGCGGTGATCGCGATGGCGGCGCCGCTCGAAGGAGCTGCGGTGCTCGATCTGTTCTGCGGCGCGGGAAATTTCAGTCTGCCGGTGGCGCGGCGCGGCGCGCGGGTGACGGGCGTCGATGCAGACGCGCCGGCGATTGCGGCGGCCGCCCGCAACGCATCGCGTCTGGGCTTGCGCGACAGCCAGTTTATCGCGATGAAAGCGTCGGAGACCGCGGAGTTCCTCCGCCGCGCGCGCTACAAACCTGATATAGTGATCCTCGATCCACCGCGAACTGGTGCGGCCGAGTTGATGGAGCAAATTGTTCGAATGCGGCCGCGCATGGTCGTATATGTGTCGTGCGACGTGAGCACGTTGGCGCGCGATCTTCGCGTGCTGACGAAAAGTGATTACAAAATCGGCAGCGTTCGCGCGTATGATTTCTTTCCCAACACGCATCACATTGAGGTTGCGGCTCAGGTACTATTGACTTAA